AAAACAAGGGTTCTTTGATCGAGCCAATGTATCACACGGAGGGCAAGAGTTTGAACGGCCCCAAGGCCCGACGTACTTGCTGTGTGTCGCCTCGCATGAGTCCTTCTGGTGGGAGGATCTTGGCTGGAACGCCGAAACCGGCCGTCGGCTTGACGCCTTGCGCAAGGCGTTGGTCGGCGACGCAGCCCGGGCGATGGACACCCTGTTGGAGCATCTGGCGCCGGTCCGCAAGGAATGGGAAAAGGCTGTCGCCGCACCGTGGCGGCCGCTGCAACCAGGTGGCGGGTTTACAGATCCTCAGGGCGCAGGCCGGTGCGCTTGGCGATCCGGGCCAGCATTCGAGGACCGATCTCCTCGCGATCGTGAAAGGCAAAGACGCAGTCCGGCCATCCCGGCCGACTCAATACGCGATGGGAACCGTCGCTCTGTCGCTTGATCGCCCAGCCGATGCGAAGGAGGGAGGCGAGCACCCGCTTCGCCTTGGCCGAGGGCCACGGTCTCACGCAGACACCGCAAAAAGTTCACGCAGTTCGGGAACGCTCTCTCCGTGATCGAGGCGGTCCGCGATGACGCGCAGCGCCAGCGCCTCCACCTTGGCCAAGGCTTTGGCCTGCGTCTTGGCGTACGCCATTACGCCGGGAAGTTCCGGCACTTCGGCGATCCAGCGACCGTCTTCCTCGCGTTCGATCTCAATTTTCACGAGCGTGCCTCCAATCAAAACCGACCCCGGATGAGCGGCAGCCGCACAAGGCGGCCTTGGTCGCTGAACGCCGCGCACGAACCGTCCCGCCGAAGCGCCGGATTCCCGCCCACCCGCCTGACTATAGCAGGAGTTCCGACGGAAGGCAAGCGACCCCGGTTGTCAGAAA
This window of the Planctomycetota bacterium genome carries:
- a CDS encoding type II toxin-antitoxin system HicB family antitoxin codes for the protein MGGTLVKIEIEREEDGRWIAEVPELPGVMAYAKTQAKALAKVEALALRVIADRLDHGESVPELRELFAVSA
- a CDS encoding type II toxin-antitoxin system HicA family toxin; the protein is MRPWPSAKAKRVLASLLRIGWAIKRQSDGSHRVLSRPGWPDCVFAFHDREEIGPRMLARIAKRTGLRPEDL